From Sulfuracidifex tepidarius, one genomic window encodes:
- a CDS encoding tyrosine-type recombinase/integrase, with product MVKIDVNKLDSEQKIRILKKAIEKYGLSYVAQKLGIDRSTLYRYVAGKVKKVPDEIISITAEMLSLEELSDALYGLKTVDVDPTTAMSVIVKALKDEGFRNFFLTLLYQYLGDYLKTTTNTYIVSEDDVKKFEIILNEKALSTRKQRMRYLNRALSELGYELSPDGIRELLSEAETPNIARHMANSLKLLIKTVVREKNISLAQLLYTSFKVPRGKYKHKPENLDLETLKKIFKEINHLGAKTYFLVLCETGLRVGEAYNIMLDQLDLEHRVIKLMKENETKRAYISFIHEKTAEYLKNIYLPYREEFVRKYENSIKQIVNDIEKWKQKLFPFQLPDLKVSIKEAMKKVLGKEFRLYDIRSFWASYMLKKGVSPMIINLLQGRAPPEQFKILQNHYFVISDIELQQIYDKYVPKLLDPQKD from the coding sequence ATGGTAAAGATTGACGTAAATAAACTCGATAGTGAGCAAAAAATCCGAATATTGAAGAAAGCTATAGAAAAATACGGGTTAAGTTATGTCGCACAAAAGCTAGGAATTGACAGAAGTACTTTATACAGATATGTTGCAGGCAAAGTAAAGAAGGTCCCAGATGAAATAATAAGCATCACTGCAGAGATGCTCAGTTTAGAGGAACTGAGCGATGCACTTTACGGTTTGAAGACTGTAGATGTCGATCCTACCACTGCAATGAGCGTAATAGTGAAAGCGCTAAAAGATGAGGGCTTCAGAAACTTCTTCCTAACACTGCTTTATCAGTATCTGGGAGATTATCTAAAAACTACTACTAACACTTACATCGTTAGTGAAGATGATGTAAAGAAGTTTGAGATTATACTCAACGAAAAAGCACTGAGCACTAGGAAGCAGCGAATGAGATACTTGAACCGGGCTCTGTCGGAACTGGGCTATGAATTATCACCTGACGGAATTAGAGAACTACTAAGTGAAGCTGAAACCCCTAACATTGCTAGACATATGGCCAACTCCTTAAAGCTCCTCATTAAGACGGTAGTGAGGGAGAAGAATATCAGTCTTGCACAATTACTTTACACGTCATTCAAAGTCCCCAGAGGAAAGTATAAGCATAAGCCAGAGAACCTTGATCTGGAGACGTTAAAAAAGATATTTAAAGAAATAAACCACTTAGGCGCCAAGACATATTTCTTGGTATTATGTGAAACGGGCTTAAGGGTAGGGGAAGCCTATAACATAATGCTGGACCAGTTGGATCTGGAGCACAGGGTAATTAAACTGATGAAGGAAAACGAAACTAAAAGGGCTTATATATCGTTTATACATGAAAAGACTGCGGAATATCTGAAGAACATATACTTACCTTATAGAGAAGAATTTGTGAGGAAATATGAAAATTCGATAAAGCAGATAGTCAATGATATTGAAAAGTGGAAACAGAAATTATTTCCGTTCCAACTCCCAGATTTGAAAGTATCAATCAAAGAAGCAATGAAGAAAGTACTCGGCAAAGAGTTCAGACTTTATGATATAAGGAGTTTCTGGGCTTCTTACATGTTGAAGAAGGGAGTAAGCCCTATGATCATCAATTTGCTCCAAGGGAGAGCTCCCCCGGAGCAGTTTAAGATCTTACAGAACCATTACTTTGTCATATCCGACATAGAACTGCAGCAGATATATGATAAATATGTACCTAAACTTTTAGATCCTCAAAAAGATTAG
- a CDS encoding maleate cis-trans isomerase family protein yields MPGGRGRIGVVIPAGNAGMEYDFWKMAPEGVTVHFTRMKPTKGCEPTDEREFESELKEVFSLLNDVSEVIVYGRTYGTHKHAHVIKRASNKPLVLPEEEAVSVLRELNVKRLFVATPYIQKRTLEEASFFKENGFDITGYDGLNKVRGVDISNTAVFTIYRLVKRNMEAVKKSDAIYIACTALATYEASKYLHEDLGIPVVSENAVAMLGALNKIGVSFSPPGFRVCTQRSQFTKSGRSSSEES; encoded by the coding sequence ATGCCAGGAGGAAGAGGAAGGATAGGCGTCGTTATACCCGCAGGGAACGCGGGGATGGAATACGACTTTTGGAAGATGGCTCCAGAAGGCGTCACAGTCCACTTCACGAGGATGAAACCTACAAAGGGTTGCGAACCTACGGACGAAAGGGAATTCGAGAGCGAGTTGAAGGAGGTCTTCTCTCTGCTGAACGACGTATCTGAGGTCATAGTCTACGGTAGGACTTACGGAACTCACAAACACGCCCACGTCATAAAGAGGGCCTCAAACAAACCTTTAGTATTACCAGAGGAGGAGGCTGTTTCCGTGTTGAGAGAGCTAAACGTGAAAAGGCTTTTCGTAGCTACTCCTTACATACAGAAGAGGACGTTAGAGGAGGCTTCATTCTTTAAGGAGAACGGGTTCGACATCACGGGATACGACGGGCTCAACAAGGTCAGGGGAGTTGACATTTCCAACACAGCTGTATTTACGATATACAGGCTAGTGAAGAGGAACATGGAAGCCGTGAAGAAGTCTGATGCTATTTACATTGCGTGTACAGCACTGGCGACTTACGAGGCTTCGAAGTACCTACACGAAGACCTTGGCATCCCTGTGGTGAGTGAAAACGCTGTCGCTATGTTGGGAGCATTGAATAAGATTGGGGTTAGTTTCTCTCCTCCAGGGTTCAGAGTTTGCACCCAACGATCACAGTTCACTAAGTCTGGAAGATCATCATCTGAGGAGAGTTAA